The segment GCTCTGTCAAGCCGCTTGAGAGAGAGATACGGCGAAGCTGAACCATCAATCCCAAAAACTGACTCGACGATCCGGATGGCGACGCGGATGCTTAACTCCGGCATTTACCCGACGCTTCTTCAGGTATTCACCTAATTGTAGCGCCCCGAAGCTTCGACTAAGTTCCACGGCTGCAAGACCGCCGCATTTTATCCCGCGGCGGATTTTACCGGCACTACGAAAGTTGAAAGTTTAGGAGTATCGAATGGCCTACAGAAGAGCGCTCGAGACGGATGCGTGCAGAAAAAAGAACGACGGAGACACGTGGCACTTTTGCAGCAACTGCTCCAACTGGCCCGCAAAAAATTACGACGAACAGACTTCGCCGCCCATGTTCGGCGAGCTGTGCAACGAATGCAAGGCCAAGCGCCGCGACGGCACCTGCAGCTAAACGTTTTCAATATTTTCCGCCGCCACAGGCTGAAATTTAAACATCGCGCGATCGCCCGCAAAGTAAAGCTCTTCGAGATGATCGGCATAGTCGATGCGGCGCCGGCATGCGAATTCGTCGAAACAAGCCAGGCACACGACTTTGTTCCGGAAGCGCGTCGGCACGACTTTTTTCCACACGGCATCGAGAACGTGGAAGTCGAACTTATCCTGACAGCCGCACACCTTGCACTTCTGCCGGTGCGAGCCTTCGCATATATCGAGCTTCTTGTGGTTGGACCCGTCCATGTTGATAACTAAGTTTGGCAAGCGCCGTGCCAAATGAAAACACAGTAAGATCAAACAAGTCGCAGAAATCCAGCCTTCAATGTCCGGTCAAAAAGTAAAAGCCGGCAGGTAAAATTTACTGATTCGAGGCCGGCGCTCATTTTTAGCGATTGGCGGAAGCGGCCTTTTCCTCTATCGGCAGCCCCGCCGCCTGCCAGGCATCCCAGCCTCCGACGAGCGCGCGCGCCCTCTCCCATCCCGCGCGCCTAAGCTCTCGCACCACACGGGCGCTCGTCGCTTCGTCGGGTCAAGCGCAGAAAACGGCGATCCAGGTGTGTCGCGGGACGTTGAGCTCGGCGATTCGCCGGAGCGCCTGGTCCGGCGGTATTCGCAAAGCGCCTTGCGCTTGATACGCGCTGGCGCCGAAGCTCGCCTCGCTGCGCGCGTCCACGACCAGAACCGGCGCGCCGGATAGCCCGAGCCGGCGAAACTCTTCCACCGTCATGCGATCGTCGGAGTCGCCGGCCGCCGGCGATTGCGCATCGCCGTCTTTCGCGGCCGAAGGGCTCGCCGCGGTGAGATTCACCGTCATGGGGACCGCCGGGCAGGCTTTTCGCGCCAGAAACATCAGCGATCCGCCGTGCAGCGCGACAGAGAGCAACACGACGAGACAGCAGATGACGAACAACGGCTCGGTTCCGGGCACGCCGGCAAAAACCGGCACGAGAATCAAAAGCAGCGAGCCCAGGCCGCGCGGTCCGAACCACGCGATCAATAATCGGCTCCGCCGGTCCAAGTCGGTCCGGGCGAGGGAAAGAAAGAAAACGATCGGCCTGATCAGCAGCGTGACGAGTGCGAAGAAGAGCGTCGTCGCGTTAATTTCGAGCAGTCCGCGCCAGATCAGAGAGCTGCCGAACAGGATGAAGGTAAAGAGGAGCGTCATCTCCGCCGTGGTTTGTCCGTACTCGTGGAAGCAGTCGCAAAGTTCGACGTCGAGCGCCGCGATCGTCAGTCCCGCCGAGAACGCGGCCAGGTAGCCGCTTCCGTGCACCGCTTCGGCGGCCGCGTAGGCGGCGAACGCCACGCCCAACGAATAGAGCGACTCGTAGTCGCGCCTGACGCCGGTCTTGCGCCGCACCAGCTCGAGCGCGCCGATGGCGAGCAAACCGACCGCGACGCCGGCGCCGGGCCCGAGGAGAAAAAGCTCGAGACCTAAGCGCGCGGAATCGATTCCCGCGAGATGCTGCTCGCTCAGGATGGCCATGCCGACGAGAATGATCGGCAGCAGCACCACGTCGTTCAAGCCGCTTTCCAGCCGGAGCGCGAGCCGGACCGGCTCGGGAAGGCCGGGGCGTCTGAGAAGGCCGCGCAGCATTACCGGATCGGTCGAGGCCAACGCCGCGCCGATCATCGCCGCCGACGCCGGCGGGAAATCCAGCAGCCACCAGGCCGCGAGCGCGATCAAAACCGCCGACAAGAGGGTTCCGGGTCCGAGAACGAGCGCGGCCAGGAGACGATGGCGGCGCACCTCGGCGACGCTCAAGCCGACCGCGTCAGTAAACAGCACAAGGACCAGGGCCAGCGTCGCGACGACGCGCAGGACCGGCGAATCGAGAGAGACGTCGAGGAGTTGCAGGCCCGCGGGACCGAGCATCGCGCCGAGGGCGAGAAAGACACCGACCTGCGGCACGTCGCTCCGGTCGATCAGCCCGGAGAGCAGCGCGGCGACGATGATCACCACGCCGACGAGAGCCAGGGTCAAAATAAAAAATTGCGCGCTGAAGAACTCCATAAGGGCGGAGCCATCATATCAGCGCGCGGCAGTTTATACAGCGTCGTTTGGGTGGGCGTGCGGACAAAAAATGTAGCGAGTCGATTTCGCAGGTATCCTACCTCGTCCATTTCAAAGATCCGCCCATGCCTGTTCGGGCGCGGCGGCGGCCGGCGCCTGCGGTCTTCGCGATCGCAGGCGCAGCCCCAGCGCGATAAGCAGCACGCCGAAGACAAGAGCATACGCACCGATGCCAAGAATGACCGCCACCTCCTTGGCGTTCGGGAAAAGCGCGAGCAGCGCGCCGAGAGCGATCGAGACGGTGCCGCTGAGCGCGAGCAGCCACTCGCCGCCGATGCCTTCCCTCAGCCGGACGGCGGCGATCATTCCGAGCACACCGGTGACGAGCGCCCAGGGGGCGACCAATTCGCTGAGAGAAAACTGCTCCATGACGCCGGGCCAGGCGAGCGCCACCAATCCCGTTCCCATGCCCACGACTCCGATTAGGACGATCGCCCACCAGGCGCCGCGGCCGCCGCGCCGCCGAAGCGCGCTCATCACGGCGAGCGCCCCGTCTGTAAAGGCGTACACGCCGAACATCGGAGCCAGCGCGGCGAGCGAGGTGACGGGCGCAACGACCGCCACGTGACCGAACACGATTCCCACCGCGCCGCGCAGCAACACGGCCCACCAGTTCCGGGCGAGACCGTCCACCGCAAAACGCAATCTCATCTGTTCTTTAATGTTTTCCAAGTCATAGAAACTTTCCCCGGCTGCGAGATCCTGCCCCATTTCGCCTTCGGCCTTCATGTTCCAACCTCCTTGACTTACAAACTCCTATACGACCGAGGAGCCCGGGACCCAAATCGGGTGGATTACCTAATTCCAGACGAGAGAAAACCCGAGAGCCGTTAGAAAGAGTGGGGTAGCGAGGAACTTTCGGAATTCACCGAAGAGTTGGCGCGCCGCTGCCTACCCGACGGATCGCAAGCGAATTCCCGCCGTCGCGTTCGAGCAGCCGGGTCTCGCCGTGGCGCATGAGAAAAAAATTCCCGGACGATATCCCCTCGCGCTTCAGCGCCTCGGACAGCCGCTTCGGCGGTTCGTCGAGCGGCTCGTCGGTGAGACCGGTAAACGTTCCCCAGTGCATGCCGACCGAAAAGCGGGCGCCGAGATCCTTGTGAGCTGTGACCGCTTCGTCCGGATCCAGGTGATAGATCCGCATGAACCAGCGCGGCGCGTAACCGCCGACAGGGAGCGCGGCGAGATCGATCGGGCCGAAGCGCGCGCGGATGTCGGCGAAATCGCGCGAGTAGCCGGCGTCGCCCGCGTGGAAAAAGCGAAAATTCGGCGATTCGATCAACCAGCCGCCCCATAAAGTCTTGTTGGCGTCCCACGGCGTCCGCCTGCTCCAGTGCTGCACCGGAACAAAGTGGAACGTCAGGCCCTGGACGACACGGCTGTCCCACCAGTCGAATTCGTCTGCGGTTTGGATGTCGAGCGCCTCGAACCATCGCTTGAGGCCCAAGCCGACGAAGTAACGGGGCGGTCCTCCCGCCTGCGCCGCCAGCCGTGCCAGCGTCTCCTTGTCCATGTGATCGTAGTGATTGTGCGAGACGACAACGATATCGATGTGCGGCAAATCGGCGAAATCGAGCGCCGGCGGAACGACACGCCTGGGACCGGCGAAGGACAACGGCGACGCGCGCTCGGTCAAATGCGGATCAGCCAAAATATTCAGACCGCCGAGCTGCACGAGGAAGCTCTCGTGGCCAATCCACGTAAGCGTGTCGGCGGAGCGGTTCGACTTGAGGAACGCGACGTCGGGCTTGAGAAGAGGAAAATTCCAGCCGCCGGCCGGCGCCGAGGGCACCCCGTCGCGCCACTGCTCGAATTTCCATTTCCAAAAACTGCCCTTCTCCGCGTGTGGATAGAGGTTGCGGAAACCTTCGGGCGTGTGATGCGGCTTCGCGGGATCGAAGTACGGATTGGCCGCGCCGGCGCCAAGCCAAAGAATCAGGCCGAAGGCGGTCCTGCGCGCGGTGGTTTTCATGGATCCGCAAACTATGTTAGTGCTTCGATTGAGTTGCATCAAGCGAGCTGTATTCGCAGGAGTGCGTAAACGACCGTGTATTTCTGTTTGACTGTTCTTTTATTGATAGTGCCTGTTGGGTTTATGGGGTGTTCAAAACCCATCGAGCATAATGAAGAACTGGCGGGCAAGCGGGCGTTGGAGTTTGCCGAGATCACGTTGATTAAACAGAATTTCGATGAAGGCTACGCCCTACTCGCGAACAAGGCGAGAAGTTATGTCCCTGTCGAGACGTTCAAAAAGACGGTTTCCCGGTTGCATCCTGACGGGTATCCCTCCACCCTGACAGTGACGAAGTTCAAACCCATGCTCGAGGAAAAGGCTCTTTACGTATACTTACGCGGAGAAAACTCTGGCAGGGAGTTTCATTATACCTTGACCCTCAACGGAACCGCGGCTTCAGATTATCAGGTTTCCGTCATTGACCGCACGCGCTAGTCCCGTGATGTTCTCTTTTCGGCTTCGTGCTTTTTTTCGTGTTCCGACGACGCGGTGGGATGAACGTCCATGCCGGCGTGGCCGATCCGTTCGCCACGCGTGGCTTCGATCGGATGGAGTTGAAAGTTGACCCCGGCGGCCGGATTATCCTTTTTCTGCTTCGGCATCGAAAGAACCAGCACGCCGTTTCCGTACGTCGCGTTCGTCAGTCGGCCGTCCACCGCCTCGGGAAGCGAAACTTTGCGATAGTAGGGACCGATGGTCCATTCGTCGAGAATCACGTCGCGGCGATGCTGGCCGGGCCCGCGCTCTTCGCCTTTGATCTCCACTTTGTTCCCCGCAATCGTCACAGAAATGTTTTCCGGCTCCAGCCCGGGAAGCGGCGCGGCCAGGACGATATGCTCATCGGCGTTGTAAATCCGAACCGGAATCGTTTGTGTCTCGGTTGCCATCCAGCCTCCTTCATCCATCGATCAGCGTTCATTCTTACCGCCGGTGCTGATTTCGTAAAGAAACCAGATGCGCTTTTCGGTCTCGTCGAGAAGTTCCTGCAAAATATTTCCGGTCGGCGTGTCGCGGTTTTTATCGCAAATCTCGATTGCGGCGCGCTGATTTTCGGCAACGCGGCGGTTGTCCTCGATCAGCTCTTGAATCATCCGGTCCGGCGGCACGAACTCGTTGTTGTCGTCGCCGATGGTTTGAAGCTGGGCGATATGCGACACGCTCCGGATGGTCGTGCCGCCGATGCGGCGCACGCGCTCGGCCAGTGGGTCGATCGACGCGAAGATCGATTGCGCCTGCTCGTCCAACAGCAGGTGATAATCGCGATAATGCGAGCTGGCGACGTGCCAGTGAAAGTTCTTCGTCTTAACGAAAAGGGCGAAAGCATCGGCGATCAGCGGATTCACCGCTTCGACGACGGCGCGGACTTCTTCCGGCTTGAGGTCGGTCGGCGTCGCCAACGGCTTCGGAGCCGGAAAAGATTTGATCGGTTCGCCTGCCCTGTCGCGCTCGGCAGGCTGGGAAGCGTGTCTATGTGCGGCGGCATTTGCCATATTTATTCTCCTTCCGGGATTTTACTAAAGTGCAAACTTCACACGCGAACGGTGCTTACTTACAGAACTAGCACGCCGCCGGGCGGTCTAAATTAGGGTAAGTACCGAGCTTGGAAGGGAGAAAGGCCTGAGTTCGGTTAAGAGACCGCCGCAAAGAACTTCAAACCAGCTTTTTCAGCAGCGCGTGGATGGTTTTGTTCTTGCGGATCTCTTTGCGCAAGCCGACGAGATGATTTTGCCCCAGAATCAACGGCCCACCCTGATAAAAGCCGTCGTGATAGTAACAAAATCGGAGCGACTTCTGCCCGGAATCGAACGCGAGGAGCTGGATGGACGGCTCGTGATATTGCGTCTTGGACCGCGCCTCTTCGGCGATCCATCCGCCGCCCCAGTGCAGTTGAAAACGGCGCTTTCTAAGACCGTTTTTACCTTTTTTCATCTGCCTAAATCTCCTTCCACACCTTCGCCAGGCTGTCGCCATAGACGCTCAGATCCCACTCGCAGAAATAACCGAAAGGAGTGAGCCATACCGAGTAGCCGGCGCCGCGGAGACGTTGGCTGGCCTCATTCATGAAAGTTTCCGTGAACGGCGCCAACGCGCTCTCGCCGCCGAGATGGGCGAAAGAGTGGAGCACGACATTTTTGAGCCCGCGCTTGTTCGCCAGCCACTTGATGTGCTTGAGAGTTTGTCTTAGCAGCGAGCTTCGCCGCTCGCTATTTTCGTCGGCGGCCTCGGCATGGAGAAAAATCACCAGCGCTTCGGCGACGCTCTCTTCGGCTTCCCGATCCGGGACTTCGGCCAGCGTCTTCGAGTGCGTCTTCCAGCGAAACTGCTTGGCTTGAAAGCAGAGTAACTTCATTGCCGATGAAGTTAGCAGCAGGAAAGTACCGATGCAAAGCGGGCGCGCGCCGGCTTGAACAGGAAATTGAATCGCTGATATGGTTGTTCATATCAACTTCCGTCGTAACGGAGAACCCCATGGCTGAGAACGACCTCAAGTTCGGCATCGCGGCGCCGCAAATACACACGAGCCTGCCCGTAAATGTCGATGAGATACAACGTTACCTGCGGCGCGCCGAGGAGCTGGGCTTTCACAGCATCTGGGTGCAGGAGCAGGCGATGCTTCGACAGGCTCCCGCCGCGATCGAAGGCATCACGATGCTGAGCTATGCCGCCGCGGTCACGCGGCGCGCGCGTCTCGGCATGGCGGTCTTCCTGATCAACTTGCGCAATCCCATTCAGCTCGCGAAGAGCCTCGCCAGTTTCGATCAGTTGAGCCAGGGACGGCTCATCGCCGGCGTCGGGCTGGGGGCGGTGACCCGGCTTTATCAGGCGTACGGCCTTT is part of the Candidatus Binatia bacterium genome and harbors:
- a CDS encoding threonyl-tRNA synthetase editing domain-containing protein, which encodes MKLLCFQAKQFRWKTHSKTLAEVPDREAEESVAEALVIFLHAEAADENSERRSSLLRQTLKHIKWLANKRGLKNVVLHSFAHLGGESALAPFTETFMNEASQRLRGAGYSVWLTPFGYFCEWDLSVYGDSLAKVWKEI
- a CDS encoding HdeD family acid-resistance protein, which translates into the protein MKAEGEMGQDLAAGESFYDLENIKEQMRLRFAVDGLARNWWAVLLRGAVGIVFGHVAVVAPVTSLAALAPMFGVYAFTDGALAVMSALRRRGGRGAWWAIVLIGVVGMGTGLVALAWPGVMEQFSLSELVAPWALVTGVLGMIAAVRLREGIGGEWLLALSGTVSIALGALLALFPNAKEVAVILGIGAYALVFGVLLIALGLRLRSRRPQAPAAAAPEQAWADL
- a CDS encoding Hsp20/alpha crystallin family protein, encoding MATETQTIPVRIYNADEHIVLAAPLPGLEPENISVTIAGNKVEIKGEERGPGQHRRDVILDEWTIGPYYRKVSLPEAVDGRLTNATYGNGVLVLSMPKQKKDNPAAGVNFQLHPIEATRGERIGHAGMDVHPTASSEHEKKHEAEKRTSRD
- a CDS encoding DNA starvation/stationary phase protection protein — protein: MANAAAHRHASQPAERDRAGEPIKSFPAPKPLATPTDLKPEEVRAVVEAVNPLIADAFALFVKTKNFHWHVASSHYRDYHLLLDEQAQSIFASIDPLAERVRRIGGTTIRSVSHIAQLQTIGDDNNEFVPPDRMIQELIEDNRRVAENQRAAIEICDKNRDTPTGNILQELLDETEKRIWFLYEISTGGKNER
- a CDS encoding MBL fold metallo-hydrolase, with the translated sequence MKTTARRTAFGLILWLGAGAANPYFDPAKPHHTPEGFRNLYPHAEKGSFWKWKFEQWRDGVPSAPAGGWNFPLLKPDVAFLKSNRSADTLTWIGHESFLVQLGGLNILADPHLTERASPLSFAGPRRVVPPALDFADLPHIDIVVVSHNHYDHMDKETLARLAAQAGGPPRYFVGLGLKRWFEALDIQTADEFDWWDSRVVQGLTFHFVPVQHWSRRTPWDANKTLWGGWLIESPNFRFFHAGDAGYSRDFADIRARFGPIDLAALPVGGYAPRWFMRIYHLDPDEAVTAHKDLGARFSVGMHWGTFTGLTDEPLDEPPKRLSEALKREGISSGNFFLMRHGETRLLERDGGNSLAIRRVGSGAPTLR
- a CDS encoding cation:proton antiporter, with the protein product MEFFSAQFFILTLALVGVVIIVAALLSGLIDRSDVPQVGVFLALGAMLGPAGLQLLDVSLDSPVLRVVATLALVLVLFTDAVGLSVAEVRRHRLLAALVLGPGTLLSAVLIALAAWWLLDFPPASAAMIGAALASTDPVMLRGLLRRPGLPEPVRLALRLESGLNDVVLLPIILVGMAILSEQHLAGIDSARLGLELFLLGPGAGVAVGLLAIGALELVRRKTGVRRDYESLYSLGVAFAAYAAAEAVHGSGYLAAFSAGLTIAALDVELCDCFHEYGQTTAEMTLLFTFILFGSSLIWRGLLEINATTLFFALVTLLIRPIVFFLSLARTDLDRRSRLLIAWFGPRGLGSLLLILVPVFAGVPGTEPLFVICCLVVLLSVALHGGSLMFLARKACPAVPMTVNLTAASPSAAKDGDAQSPAAGDSDDRMTVEEFRRLGLSGAPVLVVDARSEASFGASAYQAQGALRIPPDQALRRIAELNVPRHTWIAVFCA